From the genome of Deltaproteobacteria bacterium, one region includes:
- a CDS encoding amidohydrolase, translating to MQALFWEVRMKTKKEYKQHICKVIDCWQGQIKKFGDHIMANPELGFKEFRTAELVVNRMKEFGIPCQTGLAITGVKGVLEGKKPGPTVALMGELDALIVRDHPAAKPETGAAHACGHNAQIAGLLGAMIGMVEAKVAEKLAGTVVFFAVPAEEYVDLEYRARLVSEGRLAFLCGKPELVRLGHFDDIDMAMMIHTHSETELKKAAVAQSSNGAVVKMIRFIGRAAHAGAAPHMGINALNAAHVALAAIHAQRETFQDRDTIRVHPIISSGGDLVNVVPSEVRMETYVRAKTNEAIIDANAKVDRGLRAGAMALGARVVIKTFPGYMPLRNDTGLKRVFQANCVELFGEGEYIEAGHDPGSTDLGDISQLMPALHASMGGAKGAYHSAEWHISDKEMAYLAPAKSLAMAAVDLLWGDAEKAIGILAEHRPAMTKPEYLERQQKLFRTEVYEAETWKSEDP from the coding sequence ATGCAGGCTCTCTTCTGGGAGGTACGGATGAAAACAAAAAAGGAATACAAGCAGCACATATGCAAAGTGATTGACTGCTGGCAGGGCCAGATCAAGAAATTCGGCGATCATATTATGGCCAACCCTGAGCTGGGTTTCAAAGAGTTTAGGACGGCAGAACTTGTGGTGAACAGGATGAAGGAGTTCGGGATCCCCTGTCAGACAGGGCTCGCAATTACAGGCGTTAAAGGGGTGCTCGAGGGCAAAAAGCCCGGGCCGACGGTCGCACTGATGGGTGAGCTAGATGCTTTGATCGTACGAGACCACCCGGCGGCAAAACCTGAGACGGGGGCGGCTCATGCGTGCGGTCACAATGCACAGATAGCAGGGCTGCTGGGGGCAATGATCGGAATGGTGGAAGCGAAGGTTGCTGAAAAACTAGCCGGGACGGTGGTGTTTTTTGCGGTACCCGCAGAGGAATATGTGGATCTTGAGTACCGAGCTAGGCTTGTGAGTGAGGGAAGGCTTGCATTTCTGTGTGGAAAACCTGAGCTAGTGCGGCTGGGACATTTCGATGACATCGATATGGCAATGATGATTCATACGCACAGCGAAACGGAGCTGAAAAAGGCAGCGGTTGCCCAATCCTCCAACGGCGCCGTCGTGAAGATGATTCGGTTCATCGGACGAGCCGCTCATGCTGGCGCAGCACCGCACATGGGGATAAACGCCCTGAATGCGGCGCACGTGGCGCTCGCGGCAATCCACGCGCAGCGAGAAACTTTCCAGGATAGGGACACGATCCGTGTGCATCCGATTATCAGCAGTGGTGGCGATTTGGTGAACGTGGTACCCTCGGAGGTACGGATGGAGACGTATGTACGGGCGAAGACAAATGAGGCTATTATAGACGCGAATGCGAAAGTGGATCGAGGGCTGCGTGCAGGAGCAATGGCTTTAGGGGCAAGGGTGGTCATAAAAACGTTTCCGGGATACATGCCGTTGAGGAACGATACAGGGCTTAAGCGGGTGTTTCAGGCAAACTGCGTGGAGCTGTTCGGAGAGGGTGAGTATATAGAAGCGGGACACGATCCAGGGTCAACTGATTTGGGCGATATCTCACAGCTGATGCCGGCCCTACACGCCTCCATGGGCGGGGCGAAAGGCGCGTATCACAGTGCCGAATGGCATATTTCAGACAAGGAGATGGCGTACCTAGCTCCGGCCAAGTCACTAGCTATGGCGGCGGTGGATTTGCTCTGGGGAGATGCCGAAAAGGCTATAGGGATTTTAGCTGAGCATCGGCCCGCTATGACCAAACCGGAGTACCTGGAGCGTCAGCAAAAATTGTTCAGAACAGAGGTTTACGAGGCGGAGACATGGAAATCTGAAGATCCGTAA
- a CDS encoding insulinase family protein, giving the protein MSFAKKRFCSSIVAFVLLILPATPWQGHVRAMPPVERTVLANGLVLLVSEQHSLPFATLELLVDCGSRRDPPGEEGLAYLTAKSILAGTSERNADAIDEELDFMGAVLRAACGRDYATLKLQILKKDLGRGLDLFFEILTKPSFPEEEIRHQVDRTLASIRSAEDNPGVVARKAFRRALFGDNPYGHPVRGTERSLPRVTRDGLVRFYKSFYRPNDSILTVVGDVKAGEIRKAVLSRLTGWGKARIPETPFTPPLATEAKVVKIDRKIAQANIILGHGGVSRADPDFYALRVMNYILGGGGFASRLMEEVRNKRGLAYSVASFFDAWKYPGSFQISLQTKNSSAREAISLSLHEMERIRSEPVSEKELQGARKYLTGSFPLRLDTQRKLAAFLTQAEYYGLGLDYASRYPSLIESVTSGEVLRVARTHLHPDRIVLVVVADLKEAGME; this is encoded by the coding sequence ATGTCTTTCGCAAAAAAGAGGTTCTGTTCCAGTATCGTCGCCTTTGTACTCCTCATACTGCCGGCAACGCCCTGGCAAGGCCACGTCCGGGCCATGCCTCCCGTCGAGCGGACCGTCCTCGCAAACGGTCTTGTCCTCCTCGTCTCCGAGCAGCACTCACTCCCCTTTGCCACCCTCGAGCTCCTCGTTGACTGCGGGTCGAGGAGGGATCCCCCCGGGGAGGAGGGGCTTGCATACCTGACCGCGAAGAGCATTCTCGCAGGAACCTCGGAGCGGAACGCAGACGCGATAGACGAGGAGCTGGATTTCATGGGTGCGGTTCTCCGTGCTGCATGCGGCAGGGACTATGCGACCCTGAAACTCCAAATACTGAAGAAGGATCTCGGCCGCGGGCTGGATCTCTTCTTCGAGATTCTCACCAAGCCCTCCTTCCCCGAGGAGGAGATACGACACCAGGTGGACAGGACCCTGGCATCCATCCGATCCGCTGAAGACAACCCCGGGGTGGTGGCCCGTAAGGCCTTCCGGAGGGCCCTCTTCGGCGACAACCCTTACGGCCATCCGGTAAGGGGGACCGAGCGCTCGCTTCCCCGGGTGACCCGGGACGGCCTTGTCCGATTCTACAAGAGCTTCTACCGGCCGAACGACTCGATTCTCACTGTCGTGGGGGATGTGAAGGCCGGGGAGATACGAAAGGCGGTCCTCTCACGCCTCACAGGCTGGGGGAAGGCCCGGATACCTGAAACGCCGTTTACGCCCCCCCTTGCCACAGAAGCGAAGGTTGTCAAGATCGACCGAAAGATCGCGCAGGCCAATATCATACTCGGCCACGGCGGCGTGAGCCGCGCCGACCCGGACTTCTACGCCCTCAGGGTGATGAACTACATCCTCGGAGGCGGGGGCTTCGCCTCACGCCTCATGGAAGAGGTCCGAAACAAGAGGGGCCTCGCATACTCTGTCGCGAGTTTCTTCGACGCGTGGAAGTATCCGGGTTCATTCCAGATCTCTCTCCAGACAAAAAACTCCTCGGCCCGCGAGGCGATCTCCCTCTCTCTTCACGAAATGGAGCGAATCCGCAGCGAGCCTGTCTCGGAAAAAGAACTCCAAGGGGCCAGAAAATACCTGACAGGGAGCTTCCCCTTGCGCCTCGATACCCAGAGAAAGCTGGCCGCCTTTCTCACCCAGGCCGAGTACTACGGCCTCGGACTCGACTATGCGAGCAGATACCCTTCCCTCATCGAATCCGTCACCTCTGGGGAGGTACTCCGGGTAGCACGGACCCATCTCCACCCTGACAGGATCGTCCTCGTTGTGGTGGCAGACCTGAAGGAAGCGGGCATGGAGTGA
- the hypD gene encoding hydrogenase formation protein HypD, producing MEYIDRYRDPESIERLVAQIRAISRKQAKLMEVCGTHTVTIGRNGIREILPRHISLISGPGCPVCVTPVEAIDRAVALAQKQDVTIATFGDLIRVPGSETTLLRQRGEGADIRIVYSAYDALHLAQEDGGRQVVFLGIGFETTAPTVAAVIRRAKETGVRNFAVLSMHKVLPPALMALVESPQLGIDGFICPGHVTTIIGIEPYETIADDFHVPCVVAGFEPLDVLEAVGLLVRQIEMGEARVEIQYRRGVSPDGNPKARAVMEEVFEPCDSVWRGFGLLPKSGLRISDSYADFDATRKYEIAPVNPREPEGCICGDILRGLRQPPDCPLFQTTCRPDSPVGACMVSSEGTCAAYYKYYRR from the coding sequence CATTGAGCGCCTGGTTGCGCAGATCAGAGCGATCTCCCGCAAGCAGGCCAAGCTGATGGAGGTGTGCGGCACCCACACCGTAACAATCGGTCGAAACGGCATCAGAGAGATTCTGCCGCGCCACATCAGCCTTATTTCCGGACCCGGCTGCCCGGTCTGTGTCACTCCCGTCGAAGCGATCGACCGGGCTGTCGCCCTGGCACAGAAACAGGACGTGACCATAGCCACCTTCGGCGATCTGATCCGGGTGCCCGGATCGGAGACCACTCTGCTTAGACAACGGGGCGAGGGTGCCGACATAAGGATCGTCTATTCCGCCTATGACGCCTTGCACCTGGCCCAGGAGGACGGGGGGCGCCAGGTGGTCTTTCTCGGCATCGGATTCGAGACTACCGCCCCTACCGTGGCGGCGGTGATTCGCCGCGCAAAAGAGACAGGCGTCCGCAACTTCGCGGTACTGTCCATGCACAAGGTTCTGCCCCCGGCCCTCATGGCCCTGGTCGAATCGCCGCAGCTCGGCATCGACGGTTTCATCTGTCCCGGCCATGTAACCACGATCATCGGTATCGAGCCGTACGAAACCATAGCCGATGATTTCCACGTCCCCTGTGTGGTCGCCGGCTTCGAGCCCCTCGATGTGCTCGAGGCCGTGGGCCTGCTTGTGCGGCAGATCGAAATGGGAGAGGCAAGGGTCGAGATCCAATATCGGAGAGGGGTCTCACCCGATGGGAATCCGAAAGCCAGGGCCGTCATGGAGGAGGTCTTCGAACCCTGTGACTCGGTTTGGCGGGGCTTCGGATTGCTCCCCAAGAGCGGCCTCAGGATCTCCGACTCATACGCCGACTTCGACGCTACCCGCAAGTACGAGATAGCCCCCGTGAACCCGAGGGAACCGGAGGGATGCATCTGCGGGGATATCCTCAGGGGACTGAGGCAGCCTCCGGACTGCCCGTTGTTCCAAACCACCTGCAGGCCGGACAGTCCCGTCGGGGCATGCATGGTCTCCTCCGAAGGGACCTGTGCCGCCTATTACAAGTACTACCGGCGCTGA
- a CDS encoding insulinase family protein: MALLLLFWSLLTPAVSRAGLQERVSEEVLANGLKVILLENHKAPLVTFQVWYRVGSRNEAWGKTGLSHMLEHMMFKGTGKVGPEEFSRIIQENGGNTNAFTSRDYTAYFENLGADRIQVALELESDRMQNLILREKDFQTERMVVMEERRLRTEDNPRAYLLEQVEATAFQTQPYHWPVIGWMQDITRFTLSDLEEHYRTYYNPANAFLVVVGDFEKAELLPKIENTFGPIPGGVVPDQERGIDPPQTGERRVIAKREARTPFVVMAYHVPNLRERDSYVLEVISALLSEGKSSRLYQTLVRKERLALSVETDHSLLSRDPNLFYVSAEPLPGKEPALVEEALAREIERLQAETVEDRELEKAKNQIEASFVFGQDSPFFQAMLLAWYEIALTWRAIDDYLVSIRSVTPQEIKRVARRYLIQDNRTVGILVPLHPEEGKARPPGSCTGEQTVR; this comes from the coding sequence ATGGCCCTATTGCTTCTCTTCTGGAGCCTTCTGACACCGGCCGTCTCCAGGGCGGGCCTCCAGGAGAGAGTCTCCGAAGAGGTCCTCGCCAACGGGCTCAAGGTGATCCTTCTTGAAAACCACAAGGCCCCCCTTGTCACATTCCAGGTCTGGTACCGGGTGGGATCGAGAAACGAGGCATGGGGGAAGACCGGGCTCTCCCACATGCTCGAGCACATGATGTTCAAGGGGACGGGGAAGGTCGGGCCGGAGGAGTTCTCCAGGATCATCCAGGAGAACGGTGGGAACACCAATGCCTTTACATCCCGGGACTACACCGCCTACTTCGAGAATCTCGGTGCTGATCGTATCCAGGTGGCACTGGAGTTGGAATCGGACCGGATGCAGAACCTCATTCTCCGAGAAAAGGACTTCCAAACGGAGCGCATGGTCGTGATGGAGGAGAGGAGACTCCGCACCGAGGACAATCCACGTGCCTACCTTCTCGAGCAGGTCGAAGCCACGGCCTTTCAGACACAGCCCTACCACTGGCCGGTCATCGGCTGGATGCAGGACATCACCCGGTTCACTCTCTCCGATCTCGAGGAGCACTACCGGACCTATTACAATCCTGCCAACGCGTTCCTGGTCGTGGTGGGAGATTTCGAGAAGGCCGAGCTTCTTCCGAAAATCGAGAATACCTTTGGACCCATTCCCGGAGGTGTCGTCCCTGACCAAGAGAGGGGCATCGATCCTCCACAGACCGGGGAGAGGAGAGTCATTGCAAAGAGAGAGGCCCGGACCCCCTTTGTCGTAATGGCCTATCACGTGCCGAACCTCCGGGAGCGGGACAGCTACGTGCTGGAGGTCATCTCGGCCCTCCTCTCGGAAGGCAAGAGCTCGAGGCTCTACCAGACTCTCGTCCGCAAAGAGAGGCTCGCCCTGAGTGTGGAAACGGATCACTCCCTTCTCTCCCGGGATCCGAATCTCTTCTATGTTTCGGCCGAGCCTCTTCCGGGCAAGGAACCCGCCCTGGTAGAAGAGGCTCTGGCCAGAGAGATAGAGCGACTCCAGGCAGAGACGGTGGAAGACCGTGAGCTGGAGAAAGCAAAGAATCAGATCGAAGCCTCTTTCGTGTTCGGGCAGGACTCGCCCTTTTTCCAGGCCATGCTCCTGGCATGGTACGAGATAGCCCTCACCTGGAGGGCGATCGACGATTATCTCGTCTCCATCCGGAGTGTGACACCTCAAGAGATCAAGCGGGTTGCCAGGCGCTATCTGATTCAGGACAACCGTACAGTGGGTATCCTCGTCCCACTGCACCCGGAGGAGGGAAAAGCCCGACCCCCCGGATCCTGCACCGGAGAACAGACGGTCAGATAG
- a CDS encoding diguanylate cyclase has translation MKGYYYPEGAEGIHSDYEILKDLIGPLEDLNRDLKIDLAKYKRAYESIVQLHRSLNSALVVRSLLESVASLFFIESAAVIRFEPGDRMRVLGGHNISKQRVEEILDQAKGMVEEARFTRRPVIVADALKERGRHLTGRELPSIALIPMIVGHEAIGAILINDWAEGGLSGSVLDVLNLIASSAAVALRNAETYEATKRWTFIDPDTEIYNRRYFEDYTRHLIDQAGICPLETSILVIGLRNFRELENTMGKPHATGLLKGIVAEIDRRLKRPHILCRYNTSSLSLILPGVDESAIAGLCAEVEQILESGRKGDLRTRLETRVSGFVIPPSLRSPKEIIRLTDRSLSPQPRRANSVFHGLESASGGGPAGA, from the coding sequence ATGAAGGGATACTACTATCCGGAGGGGGCCGAAGGGATTCACTCTGACTATGAGATCCTCAAAGACCTGATCGGTCCACTGGAGGATCTCAACAGGGACCTGAAGATCGACCTTGCCAAGTACAAGCGGGCTTACGAGTCGATAGTTCAGCTCCACCGATCACTCAATTCGGCCCTTGTCGTGAGGAGCCTCCTGGAGAGCGTGGCTTCGCTGTTTTTCATCGAGAGCGCGGCAGTGATCCGTTTTGAGCCTGGTGACAGGATGCGCGTGCTCGGGGGACACAACATCTCCAAACAGAGAGTAGAGGAGATATTGGACCAGGCAAAAGGGATGGTGGAGGAAGCCCGGTTTACCCGACGCCCGGTCATCGTGGCGGATGCACTCAAAGAGAGAGGCCGCCACCTCACGGGCCGAGAGCTGCCCTCCATAGCGCTCATACCTATGATCGTGGGCCATGAGGCCATCGGTGCGATCCTGATCAACGACTGGGCTGAGGGGGGACTGTCGGGCTCGGTTCTCGACGTACTCAATCTGATAGCCTCTTCTGCCGCCGTGGCTCTGCGAAACGCCGAGACATACGAGGCGACCAAGAGGTGGACCTTCATAGATCCGGATACGGAGATCTACAACAGGAGATACTTTGAAGACTATACCAGGCACCTCATCGACCAGGCCGGAATCTGCCCGTTAGAAACCTCGATCCTGGTGATCGGACTCCGCAACTTCAGGGAACTGGAAAACACCATGGGCAAGCCTCACGCCACCGGTCTTCTGAAGGGGATCGTGGCTGAGATCGACAGGAGATTGAAAAGACCCCACATCCTGTGCCGGTACAATACCTCCAGTCTCTCCCTCATACTGCCCGGTGTGGATGAATCCGCTATTGCCGGCCTCTGTGCCGAAGTGGAGCAGATCCTGGAGAGCGGGAGGAAAGGGGACCTGCGCACCAGGCTCGAGACCAGGGTTTCAGGGTTCGTTATCCCGCCCTCGTTGAGATCACCCAAGGAGATCATTCGCCTGACCGACCGGAGCCTGAGCCCCCAGCCGAGGAGGGCCAACAGCGTCTTCCACGGCCTGGAGAGCGCCTCTGGAGGTGGGCCTGCCGGGGCTTGA
- a CDS encoding DSD1 family PLP-dependent enzyme codes for MIQQIGCSINELDTPFLWVDLDTMENNISYLSGYFKDAGVAWRPHTKGIKVPLIAHKLLENGAIGVTCSKLSEAEVLVSAGIKDILIANQIIGQSKITRLGHLQYRANIIVAIDNFQNARDISKIANEIGVRIGALVEVDIGMHRCGKVPGEPAAELAMQINDLSGIELLGVMGWEGHVVDILDKELKEKTCLRAIESLVNTAEMIRMKGIDAPIVSCGGSGSYMVTAHIPGVTEIQAGGAIFGDLTYVKWGACTECSLFVQSTVISRPTPARAIVDAGFKAMNGKVSTVSMPEVADISGVKLLGLDSEYGYLEIEYERLQLMVNDRVNFIVGYGDATLFLHDYLIGVRGGKVEAVWEIQGRGKLT; via the coding sequence ATGATACAACAAATCGGATGTTCTATAAATGAGTTGGACACACCATTTCTTTGGGTCGACCTAGACACTATGGAGAACAACATCTCGTACTTATCAGGGTATTTCAAAGATGCCGGTGTGGCATGGCGGCCACATACAAAGGGAATCAAAGTACCTTTAATAGCTCATAAATTGCTTGAGAATGGAGCCATAGGAGTCACATGTTCAAAGCTAAGCGAAGCCGAAGTTCTGGTATCTGCAGGCATAAAAGATATCTTGATAGCCAACCAAATAATAGGCCAGAGCAAAATCACTCGGCTTGGCCATCTACAATATCGAGCAAATATCATTGTCGCAATAGATAATTTTCAAAACGCCAGGGATATTTCCAAAATTGCTAATGAAATAGGAGTCAGAATAGGAGCCTTGGTTGAGGTCGATATCGGTATGCATCGGTGTGGAAAAGTGCCTGGCGAACCTGCAGCAGAGTTAGCAATGCAGATCAATGATCTGTCTGGAATAGAACTGTTAGGTGTTATGGGCTGGGAGGGACACGTAGTTGATATACTCGATAAAGAACTGAAAGAAAAAACATGTTTGAGAGCCATCGAATCTCTGGTGAATACTGCCGAAATGATCCGTATGAAAGGCATAGACGCTCCTATTGTGAGTTGTGGCGGAAGTGGATCCTATATGGTCACTGCACATATTCCAGGCGTAACTGAAATCCAAGCTGGTGGCGCAATCTTTGGTGATTTGACCTATGTGAAATGGGGAGCTTGTACCGAATGCTCGCTGTTTGTTCAGTCCACAGTTATCAGTCGCCCTACGCCTGCTCGCGCGATCGTAGATGCTGGTTTCAAGGCGATGAATGGTAAGGTGTCCACGGTGTCGATGCCAGAGGTGGCAGACATCTCCGGCGTAAAATTGTTAGGTCTAGATTCCGAGTATGGATATCTGGAAATAGAATATGAAAGACTGCAATTAATGGTAAATGATCGTGTAAACTTTATTGTCGGATATGGGGACGCGACGCTTTTTCTTCATGATTATTTGATTGGTGTTCGCGGTGGAAAAGTGGAAGCTGTTTGGGAAATTCAAGGGCGAGGAAAGCTAACTTGA
- a CDS encoding universal stress protein, whose product MDDVKRILVVSRSTGASRKAFHYGVSLARKYEAELFVVHVIYDYFRADRWNLPIPNLRSLQDGYKKMEQVAKAELDALIELEKAKGMPIREIIKEGDPVEETLRIVTKEKIDLVVIPAHEEGRIEHLLFSRDVEKLIRTMPCSILLVKEEPA is encoded by the coding sequence GTGGATGACGTCAAGCGTATTCTCGTTGTGAGCCGATCGACCGGGGCCTCACGCAAAGCCTTCCACTACGGTGTTTCTCTGGCAAGAAAGTATGAAGCCGAACTGTTCGTGGTCCACGTGATCTATGACTACTTCAGGGCGGACAGATGGAACCTACCCATACCGAATCTCCGGTCCCTGCAGGACGGGTATAAGAAGATGGAACAGGTCGCAAAGGCGGAACTCGACGCGCTGATAGAACTCGAGAAGGCCAAGGGGATGCCCATTCGGGAAATCATCAAGGAAGGGGATCCTGTCGAGGAGACTTTACGGATTGTTACAAAGGAGAAAATCGACTTGGTCGTCATTCCGGCCCACGAGGAGGGCCGGATCGAGCACCTGCTGTTCAGCCGGGACGTGGAGAAACTGATCAGGACGATGCCCTGCTCGATTCTTCTCGTGAAAGAGGAACCGGCCTGA
- a CDS encoding site-2 protease family protein, with the protein MKVSWKIGSILGIDICVDASWLVIFGLLTWIMASYYFPGGYPDWPRWEYWAVGVLTSLLFFASVLAHELAHSLVAVKQGEKVRRITLFILGGVAQISEEPKEASKEFYMAVVGPLASFAIALVCYLLTFLLLPISEPLAATAKYLRFINILLGVFNLLPGFPMDGGRILRALIWKFTGDLKKATRIASSLGQGFAFVFIAMGFLMMFRGYFINGVWIMMIGWFLHSAAGQGYHQVIMREMLKDVRAEDLMVRQIETVPSDLSVERLVEDFILKGRERAFIVADKGKLQGIVCLEDVKKIPKDEWASTMVSQIMTPREKLVTASPRDDGNKVLARLTTRKVRQLPVVKDGKILGIVCRTDILHFMQLRSDLGI; encoded by the coding sequence ATGAAGGTATCATGGAAAATCGGTAGTATCCTCGGTATAGACATCTGTGTGGACGCAAGCTGGCTCGTCATCTTCGGGCTTTTGACATGGATCATGGCGTCCTACTATTTCCCCGGCGGCTATCCCGACTGGCCCAGGTGGGAGTATTGGGCGGTGGGAGTGCTCACGTCGCTGCTCTTCTTTGCCTCGGTCCTGGCCCATGAGTTGGCACACTCCCTGGTGGCCGTCAAACAGGGAGAGAAGGTCAGGCGGATCACCCTCTTTATCCTCGGAGGAGTGGCCCAGATATCCGAAGAGCCCAAGGAGGCCTCGAAGGAATTCTACATGGCCGTTGTCGGCCCCCTGGCGAGCTTTGCCATAGCCCTTGTCTGCTATCTCCTCACCTTTCTGCTCCTCCCTATCAGCGAACCTCTCGCCGCAACTGCCAAATACCTCCGGTTCATAAACATCCTTCTCGGCGTCTTCAACCTCCTGCCGGGTTTTCCCATGGACGGCGGACGCATACTTCGGGCTTTGATCTGGAAGTTCACGGGAGACCTGAAAAAGGCGACCCGCATCGCCTCCTCCCTCGGCCAGGGGTTTGCCTTTGTCTTTATTGCCATGGGGTTTCTCATGATGTTCCGCGGATACTTCATCAACGGGGTCTGGATCATGATGATCGGGTGGTTTCTTCACAGCGCTGCAGGCCAGGGTTACCATCAGGTCATAATGAGAGAGATGTTGAAGGATGTCAGAGCCGAAGACCTGATGGTGAGACAGATCGAGACCGTTCCGAGTGACCTCTCTGTGGAGCGACTGGTCGAGGACTTCATCCTCAAGGGCCGAGAACGCGCCTTTATCGTGGCCGACAAGGGGAAGCTCCAGGGTATCGTCTGTCTTGAAGATGTGAAGAAGATTCCCAAAGACGAGTGGGCCTCGACCATGGTCAGCCAGATCATGACCCCAAGGGAGAAGCTGGTGACCGCCTCTCCCAGGGACGACGGCAACAAGGTTCTGGCCCGACTCACCACCAGGAAAGTGCGCCAGCTTCCTGTAGTGAAAGACGGCAAGATCCTGGGAATCGTTTGCAGGACGGACATTCTCCACTTCATGCAGCTCCGGTCCGATCTCGGCATATGA
- the hypE gene encoding hydrogenase expression/formation protein HypE: MADRAMPHVKTGRVTLDHGGGGRASRELVHRYFLPRFLNKILEKMDDSAVVDFPGRRLAMTTDSYVVDPIFFPGGDIGALAVNGTVNDLSAQGASPLFLSAAFILEEGFEIRDLEIVLGSMASAAREAGVSIVTGDTKVVPKGKGDKIYINTTGIGLIEEGIYVSGTGARPGDAVILTGSIGDHGIAVLSRREGLNFDTDLKSDSAPLNGLVREILSTTDGIHTMRDPTRGGVAATLNEIATQSGVGIRIDEAAIPVKDGVRSACEILGLDPLYVANEGKLLVILDSRDASGVLEKIRLNRYGRDGRIIGEVVADHPGRVVMRTRAGGTRIIDMPLGEQLPRIC; this comes from the coding sequence ATGGCTGACAGAGCGATGCCCCACGTGAAGACCGGGAGGGTGACACTTGACCACGGAGGAGGAGGCAGAGCCTCCCGGGAGCTCGTCCACCGCTACTTCCTTCCAAGATTCCTCAACAAAATTCTCGAAAAGATGGACGACAGCGCGGTCGTCGATTTTCCCGGCCGGCGGCTGGCCATGACCACCGATTCCTATGTGGTCGATCCGATCTTCTTCCCAGGCGGCGATATCGGTGCTCTTGCCGTCAACGGGACCGTCAACGATCTCTCGGCCCAGGGTGCCAGTCCCCTGTTCCTGTCCGCCGCTTTCATCCTCGAAGAAGGATTCGAAATCCGTGACCTGGAGATCGTTCTCGGTTCCATGGCGTCCGCCGCACGGGAGGCCGGCGTCTCCATTGTAACCGGGGATACAAAGGTTGTGCCCAAAGGAAAGGGCGACAAGATCTATATCAACACCACCGGGATCGGGCTGATCGAGGAGGGCATCTATGTCTCCGGAACCGGAGCAAGGCCCGGGGACGCAGTGATCCTTACCGGGTCCATAGGGGATCATGGTATTGCCGTGCTTTCCAGGCGAGAGGGATTGAACTTTGATACGGACCTGAAGAGCGATTCTGCGCCCCTCAACGGGCTGGTCCGCGAGATTCTCTCGACGACGGACGGGATCCATACCATGAGGGATCCAACCAGAGGAGGCGTCGCGGCCACCCTGAACGAGATTGCGACCCAGTCCGGTGTAGGTATCCGGATCGACGAGGCGGCCATTCCGGTGAAGGACGGGGTCAGGTCAGCGTGCGAGATACTCGGGCTCGACCCCTTGTACGTGGCCAACGAGGGAAAACTCCTGGTCATCCTGGACTCCCGAGACGCCTCGGGTGTTCTTGAGAAGATACGCCTGAACCGTTACGGCCGGGATGGCCGGATCATAGGCGAGGTTGTGGCGGACCACCCCGGCCGGGTGGTCATGCGAACCCGTGCAGGGGGAACACGCATCATCGACATGCCCCTCGGCGAGCAGCTTCCGAGAATCTGCTAG
- a CDS encoding SDR family oxidoreductase, which translates to MNTGFQRKHVLVTGASSGIGFQSISLFLAEGAWVTACYKSNPSNLETLKDSYSERLNVVKVDVRNDSEVASLFSEANAVFGRVDASVVNAGIAFADGVTVYEMSMKQWQETIAVNLTGAFLCAKYFFINLKKYPGDDASLVFVGSTAGEIGQALYSDYSASKAGLRGLMMALKNEIVGLAVRGRVNLVNPGWTVTPMTEKDLSNKADVSRILQTIPLRKVATPSDIAHAIMYLSSDKLAGHVSGQTITVAGGMEGRVLFSREEIEEYIK; encoded by the coding sequence ATGAATACCGGGTTTCAACGCAAACATGTTCTGGTTACGGGTGCATCAAGCGGAATCGGGTTTCAGTCAATATCACTCTTCCTTGCAGAAGGTGCATGGGTCACAGCTTGCTATAAAAGTAACCCGAGTAATTTGGAAACTCTGAAAGACTCATACTCTGAACGATTGAACGTTGTGAAAGTTGACGTTCGTAACGATTCTGAAGTGGCCTCCCTTTTTTCAGAAGCAAACGCGGTTTTCGGAAGAGTAGATGCCAGCGTCGTAAACGCCGGAATAGCTTTTGCCGATGGAGTAACTGTATATGAGATGTCGATGAAACAATGGCAAGAAACGATAGCGGTAAATCTGACTGGGGCATTTCTCTGTGCAAAATATTTCTTTATTAACCTAAAGAAATATCCAGGAGATGACGCATCACTGGTTTTTGTGGGTTCAACTGCAGGTGAAATTGGCCAAGCATTGTATAGTGACTATTCTGCTTCCAAAGCGGGTTTGAGAGGTCTAATGATGGCCCTGAAGAACGAAATTGTTGGTCTTGCCGTACGCGGACGCGTCAATTTGGTCAATCCAGGATGGACCGTTACACCAATGACAGAAAAGGATTTATCCAATAAAGCAGATGTGTCAAGAATCTTGCAGACAATTCCTCTTCGCAAGGTCGCAACGCCTTCCGACATTGCACATGCAATCATGTACTTATCTTCCGACAAATTGGCAGGACACGTGAGTGGACAGACAATTACTGTGGCTGGGGGAATGGAAGGAAGAGTCCTGTTCTCAAGAGAAGAAATTGAAGAATATATAAAGTGA